A single region of the Photobacterium sanguinicancri genome encodes:
- a CDS encoding outer membrane lipoprotein carrier protein LolA, protein MLVKLSNKTGQISKRKLAPIYLLGCMGLFALTANVQAADDQVDNAQVASGQVAKAQTITLSELQQQLAEHRLVRGDFTQTRTMEMFSQPLISQGQFLLTQQQGLLWQQTAPFPVKLTLTADKLSQQFGDQPAQVMSASDNPMVFYFSHVFLSLFKGDTTQLMEQFDLTLSEQGNGWQLVLVPTSAPLNAVFRDITINGDQHINQLRLNEVRGDNTLIDFSHQRTTPAALSAEEQRAFQL, encoded by the coding sequence ATGCTGGTAAAACTGAGTAATAAGACAGGACAGATCAGTAAGCGTAAGCTTGCTCCGATCTACCTTTTAGGCTGTATGGGTTTATTCGCCCTTACAGCCAATGTCCAAGCAGCTGATGATCAAGTAGACAATGCTCAAGTAGCTAGTGGTCAAGTAGCTAAGGCGCAGACAATCACACTGTCGGAACTGCAACAACAGTTAGCAGAGCATCGCTTGGTGCGCGGTGATTTTACCCAAACTCGCACCATGGAAATGTTCAGCCAACCGCTGATCTCTCAAGGGCAGTTTTTGCTAACTCAGCAGCAAGGATTATTGTGGCAACAGACCGCACCATTTCCAGTGAAGCTCACGCTCACCGCGGACAAACTCAGCCAACAGTTTGGCGATCAGCCCGCGCAGGTTATGTCTGCCAGTGATAACCCTATGGTGTTTTACTTCAGTCATGTCTTTTTATCATTGTTCAAAGGTGATACCACCCAATTGATGGAGCAGTTTGACCTCACATTGAGCGAACAAGGCAACGGATGGCAATTGGTATTAGTGCCAACATCAGCCCCGCTCAACGCAGTTTTTCGCGATATCACCATTAATGGCGATCAACACATCAATCAGCTTCGCCTTAATGAAGTTCGCGGTGATAACACCCTGATCGATTTTTCTCATCAACGTACAACGCCGGCGGCATTAAGTGCAGAAGAACAACGTGCTTTCCAACTCTAA
- a CDS encoding acyl-CoA thioesterase, which translates to MTKIVQPLTAEVTIVTSFQDADPMGVIYHGNYFRYFEEARHALMAKIGYSYREMQASGYVWPIIDTRVKYVKPLPFNHAIRVTATLTEWENRLRVDYVIFDLDSGQRLTKAHTMQVAVHIDGGDMCYVSPTVFTDKVEAYHAGKTE; encoded by the coding sequence ATGACCAAGATTGTACAGCCCTTGACTGCCGAGGTGACGATTGTCACCTCCTTTCAAGACGCAGATCCAATGGGTGTAATCTACCACGGTAATTACTTCCGCTATTTTGAAGAGGCACGCCATGCTCTGATGGCGAAAATTGGCTATAGCTATCGGGAAATGCAGGCTTCTGGCTATGTGTGGCCGATCATCGACACCCGCGTTAAGTACGTTAAACCATTACCCTTCAACCATGCGATTCGCGTCACCGCGACGCTGACTGAGTGGGAAAACCGATTACGGGTCGATTACGTTATTTTCGACCTTGATAGCGGGCAACGTTTAACCAAAGCACACACGATGCAAGTCGCAGTACACATCGACGGTGGAGATATGTGTTATGTCTCGCCGACTGTGTTTACCGACAAAGTTGAGGCTTACCATGCTGGTAAAACTGAGTAA
- a CDS encoding HAL/PAL/TAL family ammonia-lyase, protein MNKTITFGAERLTIEDVVAISNGANAELNNSAAFNDKIDRGVAFLERLLKEEGVIYGVTTGYGDSCTVAIPTDLVDELPLNLTRFHGCGLGEDLDKQQARAVLATRLCSLAQGVSGVSHDLLNQIVTLVNKDIAPRIPQEGSVGASGDLTPLSYLAAALIGEREVLYKGEIRPTAEVFKELGINPIKLKPKEGLALMNGTSVMTALACIAYKRAEYLAQLSTRITAMVSVGMHGNDFHFDEALFAVKPHPGQQQIASWLRSDLQSERPPRNSDRLQDRYSLRCAPHVIGVLQDSLPWLRQMIENELNSANDNPIIDGDNERVLHGGHFYGGHIAMAMDTLKTAVANLADLLDRQMAQLMDYKFNNGLPFNLTGAEGERKPINHGFKAVQIGISAWTAEALKHTMPASVFSRSTECHNQDKVSMGTIASRDCLRVLQLTEQVAAASLLAATQALELRKKHNELDDNHFSPALKAMAAAVLNDFEPVIEDRPLEGDLRKFIAMIQQQHWSLY, encoded by the coding sequence ATGAATAAGACAATAACCTTTGGCGCAGAGCGCTTAACGATTGAAGACGTGGTTGCGATCTCTAATGGCGCAAACGCAGAACTCAACAACTCTGCTGCTTTTAATGACAAGATTGACCGCGGTGTCGCTTTTCTGGAGCGATTGCTCAAAGAAGAAGGGGTGATTTACGGTGTAACAACGGGCTACGGTGATTCATGTACTGTTGCGATACCGACTGATTTAGTCGATGAATTACCGCTCAATCTAACTCGTTTTCACGGCTGTGGTTTAGGCGAAGACTTAGATAAACAACAAGCACGCGCCGTATTAGCCACTCGCTTGTGTTCGCTTGCACAAGGTGTTTCTGGTGTTAGTCACGACCTACTTAATCAAATCGTGACTTTGGTTAACAAAGACATCGCGCCGCGTATTCCACAAGAAGGTTCTGTTGGCGCAAGTGGCGACTTAACGCCACTGTCTTACCTTGCTGCTGCACTCATTGGTGAGCGCGAAGTCTTATACAAAGGTGAAATTCGCCCAACCGCCGAAGTCTTCAAAGAGTTAGGTATCAACCCTATCAAGCTAAAGCCCAAAGAAGGTTTAGCATTGATGAACGGCACCTCGGTAATGACGGCATTGGCTTGTATTGCCTATAAACGTGCAGAATATCTGGCGCAGTTGTCGACGCGTATTACTGCAATGGTTTCTGTAGGCATGCACGGTAATGACTTCCACTTTGATGAAGCATTATTCGCCGTAAAACCTCACCCAGGTCAGCAGCAGATCGCATCGTGGTTACGTTCGGATCTACAATCAGAGCGCCCACCTCGTAACAGTGACCGCCTACAAGATCGTTACTCACTGCGTTGCGCACCACACGTTATTGGTGTGCTGCAAGACAGCCTACCTTGGCTACGCCAGATGATCGAAAACGAACTTAATAGTGCGAACGATAACCCAATCATTGATGGTGACAACGAGCGCGTACTGCACGGTGGACACTTCTACGGTGGCCATATTGCGATGGCAATGGATACACTGAAAACAGCTGTCGCGAACCTTGCCGATCTGCTTGATCGCCAAATGGCACAGTTAATGGATTACAAGTTCAACAATGGCTTACCGTTTAACCTAACGGGTGCAGAAGGCGAACGTAAGCCAATTAATCATGGCTTCAAAGCGGTACAGATTGGTATTTCAGCATGGACAGCAGAAGCATTGAAACACACCATGCCTGCGAGTGTGTTCTCTCGTTCAACCGAGTGCCACAACCAAGATAAAGTCAGCATGGGCACCATTGCTTCACGTGACTGCCTACGCGTACTGCAACTCACCGAACAAGTTGCAGCGGCCTCGCTATTAGCAGCAACTCAAGCGCTTGAGCTGCGTAAAAAACATAACGAGTTAGATGACAATCACTTCAGCCCAGCACTAAAAGCGATGGCGGCTGCAGTGTTGAATGATTTTGAACCCGTGATTGAGGATCGCCCGCTAGAAGGTGACTTACGTAAGTTTATTGCGATGATCCAGCAACAACACTGGTCGCTATATTAA
- a CDS encoding glycosyltransferase family 2 protein — MTTFRPCFLIPCYNHGKTVPAVVDALAKYGYPVIIVDDGSNDETQTILAEQAQRALVTVITLANNQGKGGAVIAGFEEAFRQSFSHAIQIDADGQHDLDALPKLIDEAHSHPTAVISGCPVYDESVPKSRLYGRYATHVWVWIETLSMSIKDSMCGFRAYPIGPTIKVLSRNTIGQRMDFDTEILVRMYWDGCDIRFVETKVIYPEDGLSHFDVLWDNVKISAMHTRLFFGMLPRIPRLLKRNKQKKALLKDQETTTNIHWSKQKERGTVIGIKLLMWVYSIFGRRVFAALLKAVIGYYYLIGASARKESEHFLAQVSQYAHDNNQPLPTPFNSYQHLLSFGHTMLDKLAGWRGDLSTQNITLHGSEHLAELTESKQGIIILGSHLGNLELCRALSRDYKSIKINALVFTEHAERFNSVMKAVNPDSELNLIQVSSLGPDTAILLQQKLEQGEWVVIVGDRTSVTKEQRSIWADFLGKPAPFPQGPFMLASVLKAPVYLLFGLRDEQQATPHFDVYFELFSKQLTLPRKNRTEALQSAVTRYAERLEHYTMKAPLQWYNFFNFWQLSNKKD, encoded by the coding sequence ATGACGACTTTCCGCCCTTGCTTTCTGATCCCCTGCTATAACCATGGCAAAACCGTTCCTGCGGTTGTCGATGCATTAGCGAAATATGGTTACCCCGTGATCATTGTTGATGATGGCAGCAATGATGAAACTCAAACGATTTTGGCAGAACAGGCCCAGCGAGCCCTTGTCACTGTCATCACGTTAGCGAACAACCAAGGCAAAGGCGGGGCTGTTATTGCGGGGTTTGAAGAAGCGTTTCGTCAAAGCTTTAGCCATGCGATTCAAATAGATGCTGATGGTCAGCACGATCTGGATGCCTTACCTAAACTTATTGATGAAGCACATTCTCATCCGACGGCGGTTATTTCAGGTTGCCCGGTATACGATGAATCGGTACCGAAATCTCGGTTATATGGCCGTTACGCCACCCATGTTTGGGTCTGGATAGAAACATTGTCGATGAGTATTAAAGACAGCATGTGTGGCTTTCGTGCTTATCCTATCGGGCCAACCATCAAAGTATTGTCACGTAACACTATCGGTCAGCGGATGGATTTCGACACTGAAATCTTAGTTCGTATGTACTGGGATGGCTGTGATATTCGTTTTGTCGAGACCAAGGTAATTTACCCAGAAGACGGCTTATCACATTTCGACGTCCTGTGGGACAACGTAAAAATTAGTGCGATGCACACGCGTTTATTCTTTGGCATGCTGCCACGCATCCCACGGTTACTAAAGCGCAATAAACAGAAAAAAGCCTTACTCAAGGATCAAGAGACAACCACAAATATCCATTGGTCTAAGCAAAAAGAGCGCGGCACCGTGATTGGCATCAAACTGCTGATGTGGGTGTATTCAATCTTTGGTCGTCGTGTATTTGCAGCTTTACTCAAGGCTGTGATTGGTTACTACTACCTCATAGGTGCAAGTGCTCGTAAAGAGTCTGAACACTTTTTGGCACAAGTGAGCCAATATGCTCACGATAATAATCAGCCATTACCAACGCCCTTTAACAGCTACCAACACCTGTTATCGTTTGGTCATACCATGCTTGATAAACTGGCGGGATGGCGTGGGGATTTAAGTACCCAAAACATCACCTTACATGGTAGTGAGCACCTTGCGGAACTGACTGAAAGTAAACAAGGGATTATCATTCTAGGCTCACATTTGGGCAACTTAGAATTATGTCGCGCACTGAGCCGTGATTATAAAAGCATTAAAATTAACGCGTTAGTGTTTACTGAACACGCAGAACGCTTTAACTCAGTAATGAAAGCAGTCAACCCAGATTCAGAACTGAACTTAATTCAAGTCAGCTCTCTGGGGCCAGATACTGCCATATTATTACAACAAAAACTCGAACAAGGTGAGTGGGTCGTGATTGTGGGCGATCGCACATCGGTCACCAAAGAACAACGCTCAATCTGGGCCGACTTTTTAGGCAAACCCGCCCCCTTCCCACAAGGGCCGTTCATGCTTGCAAGCGTGTTAAAAGCCCCAGTTTACCTCCTGTTTGGTTTACGAGACGAACAGCAAGCAACACCCCATTTCGACGTGTATTTTGAACTATTTTCTAAACAGCTGACGCTGCCACGAAAAAACCGTACCGAAGCATTACAAAGTGCCGTTACTCGCTATGCCGAGCGACTTGAGCACTACACAATGAAAGCACCGCTTCAATGGTACAACTTTTTCAACTTTTGGCAGTTAAGTAATAAAAAAGACTAA
- a CDS encoding ApeI family dehydratase: MTKRKPTIIEQAITDHHATLTLRVDADILDFTGHFAQFPLLPGVSQIDWATYYGQQLLQAAPKFAGMEVIKFQEPITPDMVITLKLEWVEDKQKLYFSYLSDAGTHSSGRIKLGY; encoded by the coding sequence ATGACAAAACGAAAGCCAACCATCATCGAGCAAGCGATCACCGATCATCATGCGACGTTAACGCTACGTGTCGATGCGGATATTCTCGACTTTACCGGCCACTTTGCGCAGTTTCCTCTTCTTCCGGGTGTAAGTCAGATTGATTGGGCAACCTACTACGGTCAGCAACTATTACAAGCTGCCCCTAAGTTTGCAGGGATGGAAGTGATTAAGTTCCAAGAGCCTATCACCCCAGACATGGTGATAACACTCAAACTGGAATGGGTTGAAGATAAGCAAAAGTTGTACTTCAGCTACCTGTCTGACGCAGGTACACACTCATCAGGCCGCATTAAGTTAGGGTATTAA
- a CDS encoding AMP-binding protein, which produces MIQTISYTSLANVMLTKRLPESLVAFQDDTQWQQFQRDVSELTTYLNTQPQLRWALCFADSYYFAVAFMALSHSSKHIILPGNHQPAALAELAEQFEILLHDDAVATIVGIPSLALPFTGDANTKFNTSEFQALDLDALKLTLFTSGSSGTPKAIEKSLSGIATEIDVLESLWGEQLLEAKITSTVSHQHIYGLLFRILWPLCSGRAFARQDLTYPEQVMAQASADTILISSPALLKRLADMTATSPYRQIFSSGGPLPHSAAQQSERLFSCLPVEVFGSTETGGIGYRQQHETTTPWQLFPCHQVMLNAEQCLRLQSPFIDADTWYQTSDQCELLPNNQFQLKGRADRIVKIEEKRISLVDVEQRLSQLAWIDEAAVLPLDEGHRLVLGAVITLTPAGQTALAEMGKGKLWLAIRQQLRQWLEPVGIPRRFRATDEIPINSQGKRQFQALVTLFSD; this is translated from the coding sequence ATGATACAGACCATTTCCTATACCTCGCTAGCGAATGTGATGCTTACCAAGCGTCTGCCTGAATCGCTAGTCGCTTTTCAAGATGATACCCAGTGGCAGCAATTTCAGCGTGATGTGAGTGAGTTAACCACTTACCTCAATACTCAGCCCCAATTACGTTGGGCCTTGTGCTTTGCTGACAGTTACTACTTTGCGGTTGCCTTTATGGCTTTATCGCACAGCAGCAAACATATTATTTTGCCGGGTAATCATCAGCCAGCCGCTTTAGCAGAGCTTGCTGAACAGTTTGAAATTCTATTGCACGATGATGCAGTCGCGACCATTGTAGGTATCCCCTCATTGGCTCTTCCTTTTACAGGCGATGCAAATACAAAGTTCAATACATCAGAATTTCAAGCTCTTGATTTAGATGCTTTGAAGCTCACCCTTTTTACCTCTGGTTCAAGCGGTACGCCAAAAGCCATCGAAAAATCATTATCAGGCATTGCAACAGAAATTGATGTGCTGGAATCTCTTTGGGGCGAGCAGTTACTCGAGGCAAAAATAACCAGTACGGTTTCCCACCAGCATATTTACGGATTGCTCTTTCGCATACTGTGGCCGTTATGCAGTGGCCGTGCTTTTGCTCGTCAGGATTTAACGTATCCAGAACAAGTCATGGCACAGGCATCTGCCGATACCATCTTGATCAGTAGCCCTGCTCTCTTAAAACGCCTAGCTGATATGACAGCGACATCACCTTACCGCCAAATATTCTCCTCTGGTGGGCCATTGCCCCATTCAGCGGCGCAACAAAGCGAACGACTATTTTCGTGTTTGCCTGTAGAAGTATTTGGCAGTACTGAAACAGGCGGGATTGGCTACCGCCAACAGCATGAAACAACAACCCCATGGCAGCTATTTCCCTGCCACCAGGTCATGTTGAATGCAGAGCAATGCCTACGCTTACAATCGCCGTTTATTGATGCCGACACTTGGTACCAAACCAGCGACCAATGTGAACTCTTGCCGAATAACCAATTTCAGCTAAAAGGTCGTGCTGATCGTATCGTCAAAATCGAAGAGAAACGTATTTCATTAGTAGATGTTGAACAACGTTTAAGTCAACTCGCTTGGATTGATGAAGCAGCAGTATTGCCTCTCGATGAAGGCCATCGCCTAGTGTTAGGCGCGGTGATAACCCTAACGCCTGCGGGTCAAACAGCACTCGCTGAAATGGGAAAAGGAAAGTTATGGCTAGCAATTCGTCAGCAACTACGACAATGGTTAGAGCCTGTGGGTATTCCTCGTCGCTTTCGTGCCACGGATGAAATACCGATAAATAGTCAAGGTAAACGCCAATTCCAAGCGCTTGTCACGCTATTTTCAGACTAA
- a CDS encoding COG4648 family protein, translated as MRALTALSAIALLAYPLAVYYGLSRWGLGVVAGLLAFLFLLRIIAGNQTRLRELRYVAWLSGATGIVLTLLGTVFQQEGWFTFYPVVVNTLMLGLFGMSLWQKETLVERLARLQEPDLPASGVRYTRKVTKVWCAFFVVNGSIALYTCFQPLAVWTLYNGLISYLAAGTLFIAEFIVRFFVREDVTQKNDQQQDEKKSR; from the coding sequence ATGCGCGCGCTGACGGCTCTGTCAGCGATTGCTTTATTAGCTTATCCGCTAGCAGTTTACTATGGCCTTAGCCGATGGGGGCTTGGGGTTGTAGCCGGGCTGCTAGCGTTTTTATTTTTGCTTCGCATTATCGCTGGAAACCAAACTCGGTTACGAGAACTCAGATACGTTGCTTGGCTAAGCGGCGCGACAGGTATTGTACTCACCTTACTCGGCACTGTATTTCAACAAGAAGGGTGGTTTACTTTTTACCCTGTCGTTGTCAATACACTGATGCTAGGCCTGTTCGGTATGAGCTTGTGGCAAAAAGAAACCCTAGTCGAGCGTTTAGCTCGCCTTCAAGAACCAGATTTACCCGCCAGTGGAGTACGGTACACCCGCAAAGTAACGAAAGTGTGGTGTGCGTTTTTTGTCGTTAATGGCTCAATTGCGCTATACACCTGTTTTCAACCGTTAGCGGTATGGACACTTTACAATGGCTTAATTAGCTACTTAGCCGCTGGCACTTTATTTATCGCTGAATTCATTGTTCGCTTCTTTGTGCGAGAAGATGTGACGCAAAAAAATGACCAGCAGCAAGACGAAAAGAAAAGCAGGTAA
- a CDS encoding acyl carrier protein yields the protein MTDVNRNEVFEQVRNALVELFEIDAADITPEAQLYQELDLDSIDAVDLVVHLQNLTGKKIKPEEFKSVRSVNDVVDAVIELLKES from the coding sequence ATGACCGACGTAAACCGTAACGAAGTATTTGAGCAAGTGCGCAATGCACTGGTTGAGTTGTTTGAGATTGATGCTGCTGACATCACGCCAGAAGCGCAACTTTATCAAGAGTTAGACCTAGACAGCATCGATGCAGTCGATCTTGTAGTGCACCTACAAAATCTCACTGGCAAAAAAATTAAGCCTGAAGAGTTCAAATCAGTACGCAGCGTGAATGACGTTGTTGATGCTGTAATTGAACTACTGAAGGAAAGCTAA
- a CDS encoding phosphopantetheine-binding protein: protein MEQLQTELKALIIEALNLEDIAVDDIETDAPLFGDGLGLDSIDALELGLAIKKKYNIVIDADDTKTREHFASVANLANYIAATKA from the coding sequence ATGGAACAATTACAGACAGAATTAAAAGCTTTAATCATTGAAGCACTAAACTTAGAAGATATCGCTGTCGACGACATTGAAACCGATGCACCACTATTTGGTGACGGCCTTGGTTTAGACTCTATCGATGCACTGGAACTTGGTCTTGCGATCAAGAAAAAGTACAACATCGTTATCGATGCTGATGACACGAAAACTCGTGAACACTTTGCTTCAGTAGCAAATCTAGCTAACTACATTGCAGCAACCAAAGCGTAA
- a CDS encoding lysophospholipid acyltransferase family protein: MAHTVPIKAEFNRYWRIFATGFCFSLFGIGALALTFIAFPVMTLSARNQQQREMRVQAIIQRTFAFFCRTMKFTGAIDYEFIGEDILRQDRNCLVVANHPSLIDYVLIASRMPQCDCLVKAALWNNPFIKGIVKAAGYIPNRDPDNLISDCSERLDDGNVLLIFPEGTRTTPKQKSKLQRGAAQIAIRTQSDIRLIHITVSPSFLTKGSKWYKVPKNKPFFRVEVKDKIQTARFIDNADSVTTAARHLNSHLAEVLFPPAA, encoded by the coding sequence ATGGCGCACACCGTACCCATAAAGGCCGAATTTAACCGTTATTGGCGTATATTTGCGACGGGTTTTTGCTTTTCGCTGTTTGGCATCGGTGCGCTGGCGTTAACGTTTATTGCCTTTCCAGTCATGACGTTGTCGGCGCGTAACCAGCAGCAACGTGAAATGCGTGTTCAGGCCATTATTCAACGTACCTTTGCTTTTTTCTGTCGCACCATGAAGTTTACGGGCGCGATTGATTACGAATTTATTGGCGAAGATATTCTGCGCCAAGACCGCAACTGCTTAGTGGTGGCTAACCATCCAAGTTTGATTGACTACGTGCTTATCGCATCACGCATGCCACAATGTGATTGTTTAGTTAAAGCGGCATTGTGGAATAACCCTTTTATTAAGGGCATTGTAAAAGCGGCAGGATATATCCCTAATCGTGATCCCGACAACCTGATAAGCGACTGCTCAGAGCGCCTTGATGATGGCAATGTTTTACTCATATTCCCTGAAGGAACACGTACGACACCCAAGCAAAAATCGAAACTTCAACGAGGAGCGGCGCAGATTGCGATACGCACTCAAAGTGATATAAGATTAATCCACATCACAGTTTCGCCATCCTTTCTGACCAAAGGAAGCAAGTGGTATAAAGTACCAAAAAATAAACCTTTTTTTCGCGTAGAAGTAAAAGATAAAATACAAACTGCGCGTTTTATTGATAATGCAGACTCTGTGACAACAGCAGCTCGACATTTGAACAGCCACCTTGCGGAAGTGCTTTTTCCGCCTGCGGCTTGA
- a CDS encoding beta-ketoacyl synthase chain length factor, whose protein sequence is MNNISFNINKLMPLSAGLTSDAEWLYWAENDHEWLMPTATVPHDLIPPMARRRMSQLSKMAVQSAIAISQEQEVDYIIFSSRHGELTRTVQLLQDILAGHDASPTAFSQSVHNTAAGLYTILTKQAIPVSSLSAGENTFPSALIEANSYLAQHPSHQVLVVDFDQPVPDIYRSFTQETFHGYAVAMLLTQGADFQLSWTANRSEQVQYPLPHALTLVSHLQLNDSQWSINSQRNQWNWRVASGEKK, encoded by the coding sequence ATGAATAACATATCTTTCAACATCAATAAGCTGATGCCTTTATCTGCTGGCTTAACATCCGATGCAGAATGGCTGTATTGGGCGGAAAACGATCATGAATGGCTAATGCCAACGGCAACAGTGCCACACGATCTTATTCCACCGATGGCACGTCGACGTATGAGTCAGCTAAGCAAAATGGCAGTGCAATCGGCCATTGCTATCAGCCAAGAACAAGAAGTTGATTATATTATCTTTTCCAGTCGCCATGGTGAGCTGACTCGCACTGTTCAACTTTTACAAGACATTCTTGCTGGGCATGACGCTTCACCGACGGCGTTCTCACAATCAGTCCATAATACAGCGGCAGGCTTGTACACCATTTTAACCAAACAGGCGATTCCAGTATCGTCATTAAGTGCAGGTGAAAACACCTTCCCTTCTGCGCTTATCGAAGCAAATAGTTATTTGGCACAACATCCATCACACCAAGTGTTAGTGGTCGATTTTGATCAGCCAGTCCCGGACATTTACCGTAGCTTCACTCAGGAAACGTTTCATGGTTACGCTGTTGCCATGCTGCTAACTCAAGGTGCCGATTTCCAGCTCAGTTGGACAGCTAACCGCAGTGAACAGGTTCAATATCCTTTGCCGCACGCGCTTACTTTGGTGTCTCATCTCCAATTAAATGACTCACAATGGTCAATTAACTCGCAACGCAACCAATGGAATTGGCGCGTAGCAAGCGGAGAAAAGAAGTAA
- a CDS encoding methyltransferase gives MTQYQQDPFTALEAKTEAQKLAFAPIVFHTARTLRDLGILEALDSAGSEGLNADQIAAQTGVSEYGVKVLLDMALSAHIVTWHKPNYVLAKLGYFLLHDGMTRANMDFTADVCYAAMMHLTEAITEGTPAGLKELGDWPTIYEGLSQLPEKAKESWFNFDHFYSDRSFPILLERVFAAKPKRVFDIGGNTGKWALQCCNHDADVEVTIIDLPQQIEMAMKNAKEQGFADRVNGFPANMLDKSQALPSGADVWWMSQFLDCFSPMEILSILRRVREAMDEDATVYILELFWDAQRYDAASFSLNATSLYFTCLANGNSRFYRSEDFLELVEEAGFDVATRTDDIGLGHTLLELKAK, from the coding sequence GTGACTCAATATCAACAAGACCCGTTCACTGCTTTAGAAGCAAAAACGGAAGCTCAGAAATTGGCTTTTGCGCCAATCGTTTTTCATACCGCACGTACTCTACGTGACCTTGGTATTTTAGAAGCGCTAGACTCAGCAGGTAGTGAAGGATTAAACGCGGATCAAATCGCAGCACAAACTGGCGTATCTGAATACGGTGTGAAGGTCTTGCTCGATATGGCGTTGAGTGCGCATATCGTGACATGGCACAAACCAAACTATGTATTAGCGAAACTGGGTTACTTCTTGCTGCACGATGGTATGACACGCGCGAATATGGATTTCACCGCAGACGTTTGTTACGCCGCGATGATGCACCTAACCGAAGCGATCACCGAAGGTACACCAGCTGGCCTTAAAGAGTTGGGCGATTGGCCAACTATTTATGAAGGCTTGTCACAACTGCCTGAAAAAGCAAAAGAGAGCTGGTTTAACTTTGATCACTTCTATTCTGATCGTTCATTCCCGATTTTATTAGAGCGCGTGTTTGCGGCCAAGCCAAAACGTGTGTTTGATATTGGTGGTAACACGGGCAAGTGGGCGCTTCAGTGCTGTAATCACGATGCTGATGTTGAAGTGACCATCATTGATTTGCCACAGCAGATCGAAATGGCAATGAAAAACGCCAAAGAGCAAGGTTTTGCTGATCGCGTTAATGGTTTCCCTGCCAATATGCTAGATAAGAGCCAAGCATTGCCAAGTGGTGCAGATGTGTGGTGGATGAGCCAGTTCCTTGACTGTTTCTCACCAATGGAAATCTTAAGTATTCTTCGTCGCGTACGTGAAGCGATGGATGAAGACGCAACAGTATATATCCTTGAGCTTTTCTGGGATGCACAGCGTTACGATGCTGCTTCATTTAGCCTGAATGCAACGTCGCTTTACTTCACCTGTCTAGCGAACGGTAATAGCCGTTTCTACCGCAGTGAAGATTTCTTAGAACTCGTGGAAGAAGCGGGTTTTGATGTTGCAACACGTACTGATGATATTGGCTTAGGCCATACGCTATTAGAATTGAAAGCGAAATAG